Proteins encoded together in one Kitasatospora albolonga window:
- a CDS encoding NADH-quinone oxidoreductase subunit E: MPQLPAPAYPADVRARLDADAKEVIARYPGSRSALLPLLHLVQSEEGYVSRTGMAFCAETLGLTTAEVTAVATFYSMYRRRPSGDYQVGVCTNTLCAVMGGDAIFDTLKEHLGVGNNETTEDGKVTLEHIECNAACDFAPVVMVNWEFFDNQTPESATQLVDDLIAGRTVEPTRGAPLCSYKETARILAGFPDERPGAVEATGGAGPASLVGLKLAKGEALPKARVVAPRDGQPGGGQREDAPSHDAQPHDAQVHDPSPAERLSSHDAPQQTSASDPEHPAGPTAEEGE; encoded by the coding sequence ATGCCGCAGCTCCCCGCCCCCGCCTACCCGGCCGACGTGCGCGCCCGGCTCGACGCGGACGCGAAGGAGGTGATCGCCCGCTACCCGGGAAGCCGCTCCGCACTGCTGCCGCTGCTCCACCTCGTACAGTCCGAGGAGGGGTACGTCTCCCGTACGGGGATGGCCTTCTGTGCCGAGACCCTCGGCCTCACCACCGCCGAGGTCACGGCCGTGGCGACCTTCTACTCCATGTACCGGCGCAGGCCCAGCGGGGACTACCAGGTCGGTGTCTGCACCAACACCCTGTGCGCGGTCATGGGCGGCGACGCCATCTTCGACACGCTCAAGGAGCACCTCGGCGTCGGCAACAACGAGACGACCGAGGACGGCAAGGTCACCCTCGAGCACATCGAGTGCAACGCGGCCTGCGACTTCGCGCCCGTCGTGATGGTGAACTGGGAGTTCTTCGACAACCAGACGCCCGAGAGCGCCACGCAGCTCGTCGACGACCTGATCGCCGGGCGGACCGTCGAGCCCACCCGCGGTGCCCCGCTCTGCTCCTACAAGGAGACCGCCCGCATCCTGGCAGGCTTCCCCGACGAGCGCCCCGGCGCCGTCGAGGCCACCGGCGGCGCGGGCCCCGCCTCCCTCGTCGGGCTCAAGCTCGCCAAGGGCGAGGCGCTCCCGAAGGCCCGGGTCGTCGCCCCGCGCGACGGACAGCCGGGCGGCGGGCAGCGCGAGGACGCACCGTCGCACGACGCGCAGCCGCACGACGCACAGGTCCACGATCCGTCGCCGGCCGAGCGCCTCAGCTCGCACGACGCACCGCAGCAGACCTCGGCCTCCGACCCGGAGCACCCGGCCGGGCCCACCGCCGAGGAGGGGGAGTGA
- a CDS encoding NADH-quinone oxidoreductase subunit F (part of NADH-ubiquinone oxidoreductase complex I; shuttles electrons from NADH, via FMN and iron-sulfur (Fe-S) centers, to quinones in the respiratory chain; NuoF is part of the soluble NADH dehydrogenase fragment, which represents the electron input part of NADH dehydrogenase), whose protein sequence is MTLAAEIDHNGTSPEKLLAPVLSSFWDQPESWTLETYRRHEGYEGLRKALAMDPDDLIAYVKDSGLRGRGGAGFPTGMKWQFIPQGDGKPHYLVVNADESEPGTCKDIPLLFANPHSLIEGIVIACYAIRSSHAFIYLRGEVVPVLRRLHEAVREAYEAGYLGTNILGSGLDLELTVHAGAGAYICGEETALLDSLEGRRGQPRLRPPFPAVAGLYACPTVVNNVESIASVPAILNKGKDWFKSMGSEKSPGFTLYSLSGHVTSPGQYEAPLGITLRQLLDMSGGMRAGHRLKFWTPGGSSTPMFTDEHLDVPLDYEGVGAAGSMLGTKALQCFDETTCVVRAVTRWTEFYAHESCGKCTPCREGTYWLVQLLRDIEAGKGQMSDLDKLNDIADNINGKSFCALGDGAASPIFSSLKYFREEYEQHITGKGCPFDPAKSTAWADDKNADGKNAHRGVNA, encoded by the coding sequence ATGACCTTGGCCGCCGAGATCGACCACAACGGGACGAGCCCCGAGAAGCTGCTCGCCCCCGTCCTCTCCTCCTTCTGGGACCAGCCCGAGTCCTGGACCCTGGAGACCTACCGCCGCCACGAGGGGTACGAGGGACTGCGCAAAGCCCTCGCGATGGACCCCGACGACCTCATCGCGTACGTCAAGGACTCCGGTCTGCGCGGACGCGGGGGCGCCGGGTTCCCCACCGGGATGAAGTGGCAGTTCATCCCGCAGGGAGACGGCAAACCGCACTATCTAGTTGTCAACGCCGACGAGTCGGAGCCGGGGACCTGCAAGGACATCCCGCTCCTCTTCGCGAACCCGCATAGCCTCATTGAGGGCATTGTGATCGCCTGTTACGCGATCCGTTCGTCGCACGCGTTCATCTATTTGCGCGGTGAGGTCGTCCCCGTGCTGCGACGACTGCACGAGGCCGTACGAGAGGCGTACGAGGCGGGTTATCTGGGGACGAACATCCTGGGCTCAGGGCTCGATCTGGAACTCACGGTGCACGCGGGCGCCGGTGCGTACATCTGTGGTGAGGAAACCGCGCTGCTCGACTCTCTCGAAGGACGGCGTGGCCAGCCCCGGCTGCGACCCCCCTTCCCCGCGGTCGCCGGTCTGTACGCCTGCCCCACTGTGGTGAACAACGTCGAGTCCATCGCCTCGGTTCCCGCGATCCTGAACAAGGGCAAGGACTGGTTCAAGTCGATGGGCAGCGAGAAGTCCCCGGGCTTCACGCTCTACTCGCTCAGCGGCCATGTCACCAGCCCCGGCCAGTACGAGGCCCCGCTCGGCATCACGCTCCGTCAGCTCCTCGACATGAGCGGCGGGATGCGGGCCGGGCACCGCCTCAAGTTCTGGACCCCGGGCGGCTCCTCCACCCCGATGTTCACCGACGAGCACCTCGACGTCCCCCTGGATTACGAGGGCGTCGGCGCCGCCGGGTCCATGCTCGGCACCAAGGCGCTCCAGTGCTTCGACGAGACGACCTGCGTCGTGCGGGCCGTCACCCGCTGGACCGAGTTCTACGCCCACGAGTCCTGCGGCAAGTGCACACCGTGCCGCGAAGGGACGTACTGGCTGGTCCAGTTGCTCCGCGATATCGAGGCGGGCAAGGGCCAGATGTCCGACCTGGACAAGCTCAACGACATCGCCGACAACATCAACGGCAAGTCGTTCTGCGCGCTCGGTGACGGCGCCGCCTCGCCGATCTTCTCCTCGCTCAAGTACTTCCGCGAGGAGTACGAACAGCACATCACGGGCAAGGGCTGCCCCTTCGATCCCGCGAAATCCACGGCCTGGGCCGACGACAAGAACGCCGATGGCAAGAACGCTCACCGGGGGGTGAACGCATGA
- a CDS encoding NADH-quinone oxidoreductase subunit G, translating into MTVTTSAPSGGGEAAIPPEDLVTLTIDGIEISVPKGTLVIRAAELLGIEIPRFCDHPLLDPAGACRQCIVEVEGQRKPMASCTITCTDGMVVKSQITSPVAEKAQKGVMELLLINHPLDCPVCDKGGECPLQNQAMSHGAADSRFEGKKRTFEKPVPISTQVLLDRERCVLCARCTRFSNQVAGDPMIELIERGALQQVGTGEGDPFESYFSGNTIQICPVGALTSAAYRFRSRPFDLVSTPSVCEQCSGGCGMRTDHRRGKVMRRLAANEPEVNEEWICDKGRFGFRYAQQRDRLTTPLVRNADGVLEPASWPEALEVAAAGLLAARGRTGVLTGGRLTVEDSYAYSKFARVALDTNDIDFRSRVHSAEEADFLAARVAGRGRDLDGEGVTYSALEKAPAVLLVGFESEEEAPGVFLRLRKAHRKSGQKTFALASHATRGLVKAGGTLLPAAPGTETEWLDALAGGVGLEAEGAAAAEALRGEHSLIIVGERLAGVPGALSAAIRTAAATGARLVWIPRRAGDRGAVEAGALPTLLPGGRPATDPRARDEVAAVWRVAELPTRHGRDTGQIIEAAATGELGALLVAGVGVEDLPDPARALQALDEVGFLVSLELRPSQVTERADVVLPVAAVAEKSGTFLNWEGRVRMFQAALKPEQMPRTLSPVDSRVLHMLADAMDVHFALPDLTAVRRELDRLGGWEGGHADDPREPAQPLPRPGDGEAVLAGHRMLLDLGRLQEGDTALAGTRHAALARLSATTAAETGVKDGDLLAVTGPTGTVELPLQVTDMPDRVVWVPLNSVGRGIPADTGANPGGLVRIGPAAVPAAPVEPSEVRA; encoded by the coding sequence ATGACAGTCACCACGAGTGCGCCCTCCGGGGGCGGCGAGGCGGCCATCCCGCCCGAGGACCTGGTCACGCTGACCATCGACGGCATCGAGATCAGCGTCCCCAAGGGGACCCTGGTCATCCGGGCCGCCGAACTCCTCGGCATCGAGATCCCGCGCTTCTGCGACCACCCGCTCCTCGACCCGGCCGGCGCCTGCCGCCAGTGCATCGTCGAGGTCGAGGGCCAGCGGAAGCCGATGGCCTCCTGCACGATCACCTGCACCGACGGCATGGTCGTCAAGTCCCAGATCACCTCTCCTGTCGCCGAGAAGGCGCAGAAGGGCGTGATGGAGCTGCTGCTGATCAACCACCCGCTGGACTGCCCCGTCTGCGACAAGGGCGGCGAGTGCCCGCTCCAGAACCAGGCGATGTCCCACGGCGCCGCCGACTCCCGCTTTGAGGGCAAGAAGCGGACCTTCGAGAAGCCCGTCCCCATCTCCACCCAGGTGCTGCTGGACCGTGAGCGGTGCGTGCTCTGCGCCCGCTGCACCCGGTTCTCCAACCAGGTGGCGGGCGACCCGATGATCGAGCTGATCGAGCGCGGCGCCCTCCAGCAGGTCGGCACCGGCGAGGGCGACCCCTTCGAGTCGTACTTCTCCGGCAACACCATCCAGATCTGCCCGGTCGGCGCGCTGACCTCGGCGGCGTACCGCTTCCGCTCCCGCCCCTTCGACCTGGTCTCCACCCCCTCGGTGTGCGAGCAGTGCTCCGGCGGCTGCGGGATGCGCACCGACCACCGGCGCGGCAAGGTCATGCGGCGCCTCGCGGCCAACGAGCCCGAGGTCAACGAGGAGTGGATCTGCGACAAGGGGAGGTTCGGCTTCCGCTACGCCCAGCAGCGCGACCGCCTCACCACCCCGCTCGTCCGCAACGCCGACGGCGTCCTGGAACCGGCGAGCTGGCCCGAGGCGCTGGAGGTCGCGGCGGCCGGACTCCTCGCCGCCCGGGGCCGTACCGGCGTCCTGACCGGCGGCCGGCTGACCGTCGAGGACTCCTACGCGTACAGCAAGTTCGCCCGGGTCGCCCTCGACACCAACGACATCGACTTCCGCTCCCGCGTCCACAGCGCCGAGGAGGCCGACTTCCTGGCCGCCCGCGTCGCCGGGCGCGGCCGGGACCTGGACGGCGAGGGGGTCACGTACTCCGCGCTGGAGAAGGCCCCCGCCGTCCTGCTCGTCGGGTTCGAGTCCGAGGAGGAGGCCCCCGGCGTCTTCCTCCGCCTCCGCAAGGCCCACCGCAAGAGCGGCCAGAAGACCTTCGCGCTCGCCTCGCACGCCACGCGCGGCCTGGTGAAGGCGGGCGGCACGCTGCTGCCCGCCGCGCCCGGTACGGAGACCGAGTGGCTGGACGCGCTCGCGGGCGGGGTCGGGCTGGAGGCCGAAGGGGCTGCCGCCGCCGAGGCGTTGCGCGGTGAGCACTCCCTGATCATCGTCGGTGAGCGGCTCGCGGGGGTGCCCGGCGCACTGTCCGCCGCCATTCGTACCGCCGCCGCGACCGGCGCACGCTTGGTGTGGATTCCGCGCCGGGCGGGCGACCGGGGCGCGGTGGAGGCGGGCGCGCTCCCCACCCTGCTGCCCGGCGGACGCCCGGCCACCGATCCGCGGGCCCGGGACGAGGTGGCCGCCGTCTGGCGCGTCGCCGAACTGCCCACCCGCCACGGCCGCGACACCGGCCAGATCATCGAGGCCGCGGCCACCGGCGAACTGGGCGCGCTCCTCGTCGCCGGTGTCGGCGTGGAGGACCTGCCCGACCCGGCGCGGGCGCTTCAGGCCCTGGACGAGGTCGGGTTCCTGGTCTCGCTGGAGCTGCGGCCGAGCCAGGTCACCGAACGGGCCGACGTGGTCCTCCCGGTCGCCGCCGTCGCCGAGAAGTCCGGCACCTTCCTCAACTGGGAGGGCCGGGTCCGGATGTTCCAGGCGGCGCTGAAGCCGGAGCAGATGCCCCGGACGCTCTCCCCGGTCGACTCCCGCGTGCTGCACATGCTGGCCGACGCCATGGACGTGCACTTCGCGCTGCCCGACCTGACCGCCGTCCGCCGCGAGCTGGACCGGCTCGGCGGCTGGGAGGGCGGCCACGCGGACGACCCGCGCGAACCGGCGCAGCCGCTGCCCCGGCCAGGCGACGGCGAGGCGGTCCTCGCGGGCCACCGGATGCTGCTCGACCTCGGCCGGCTCCAGGAGGGCGACACCGCGCTGGCCGGGACCCGGCACGCGGCGCTCGCCCGGCTCTCGGCCACCACCGCCGCCGAGACCGGCGTCAAGGACGGCGACCTGCTCGCCGTCACCGGCCCCACCGGCACCGTCGAACTCCCCCTCCAGGTCACCGACATGCCGGACCGCGTGGTCTGGGTGCCGCTGAACTCGGTGGGACGCGGCATCCCCGCCGACACCGGTGCGAACCCCGGGGGCCTGGTACGGATCGGCCCCGCCGCCGTACCGGCCGCTCCCGTCGAACCATCGGAGGTACGAGCGTGA
- a CDS encoding NADH-quinone oxidoreductase subunit H, with amino-acid sequence MTGLTALTTAPGGAVLAAEDLSMFGTDPWWLVLLKAVFCFAFLMLIVLFSIVWERKVVAWMQLRIGPNRHGPWGLLQSLADGVKLMLKEDVVVKRADKAVYVLAPILAAIPAFMAVAVIPFGPAGNEISIFGTRTTMQLTDLPIAALYILAVGAVGVYGFVLGGWSSGSTYPLLGGIRSCAQMISYEIAMGAAFASVFLYSGSMSTSAIVEAQADRWYLILLPMSFLIYMVTMVGEASRAPFDMPESEGDLVGGFNTEYSSIKFAMFMLAEYIHMVTVSMIAVTLFLGGWRAPYPISAFWEGANHGWWPMLWFFLKLQALIFFFIWLRGTLPRVRYDQLMKLGWKVLIPVSVGWLMLVATVRALRNEGYDFSRIVLYVGGAVLAILLISLVVDMFRDRRIRAQEVEAEPEPAFDPMAGGFPVPPLPGQTLPPVPRRVPRRERELVVSGGPDTQSDGNASDGKEAGGV; translated from the coding sequence GTGACTGGCCTCACCGCACTCACGACGGCGCCCGGGGGTGCCGTCCTCGCCGCCGAGGATCTCTCGATGTTCGGCACCGACCCCTGGTGGCTGGTGCTGCTCAAGGCGGTCTTCTGCTTCGCCTTCCTGATGCTGATCGTGCTCTTCTCCATCGTGTGGGAGCGCAAGGTCGTCGCCTGGATGCAGCTGCGGATCGGCCCCAACCGGCACGGCCCCTGGGGTCTGCTCCAGTCGCTCGCCGACGGCGTCAAACTGATGCTGAAAGAAGACGTCGTCGTCAAGCGCGCGGACAAGGCGGTCTACGTCCTCGCGCCGATCCTCGCGGCGATCCCCGCCTTCATGGCGGTCGCGGTCATCCCCTTCGGGCCCGCGGGCAACGAGATCTCGATCTTCGGCACCCGTACGACGATGCAGCTCACCGACCTGCCGATCGCCGCGCTCTACATCCTCGCCGTCGGCGCGGTCGGGGTGTACGGCTTCGTGCTCGGCGGCTGGTCCTCGGGCTCGACGTACCCGCTGCTCGGCGGAATCCGCTCGTGCGCCCAGATGATCAGCTACGAGATCGCCATGGGCGCCGCGTTCGCCTCGGTCTTCCTCTACTCCGGGTCGATGTCGACCTCGGCGATCGTGGAGGCGCAGGCGGACCGCTGGTATCTGATCCTGCTGCCGATGTCCTTCCTCATCTACATGGTGACGATGGTCGGTGAGGCCAGCCGGGCCCCGTTCGACATGCCGGAGTCCGAGGGCGACCTCGTCGGCGGCTTCAACACCGAGTACAGCTCCATCAAGTTCGCGATGTTCATGCTCGCCGAGTACATCCACATGGTGACCGTGTCGATGATCGCGGTGACGCTGTTCCTCGGCGGCTGGCGGGCCCCGTACCCGATCTCCGCGTTCTGGGAGGGGGCGAACCACGGCTGGTGGCCGATGCTCTGGTTCTTCCTCAAGCTCCAGGCGCTGATCTTCTTCTTCATCTGGCTGCGCGGCACCCTGCCACGCGTCCGCTACGACCAGCTGATGAAGCTCGGCTGGAAGGTCCTGATCCCGGTCTCGGTGGGCTGGCTGATGCTCGTCGCCACCGTCCGCGCGCTGCGCAACGAGGGCTACGACTTCTCCCGGATCGTGCTGTACGTCGGCGGGGCCGTGCTCGCGATCCTGCTGATCTCCCTGGTTGTTGACATGTTCCGCGACCGCAGGATCAGGGCCCAGGAGGTGGAGGCCGAACCGGAGCCCGCCTTCGACCCGATGGCGGGCGGGTTCCCGGTGCCACCGCTGCCCGGACAGACCCTGCCGCCGGTGCCCAGGCGCGTACCACGACGGGAGCGGGAGCTCGTTGTCAGTGGTGGGCCGGATACTCAGAGTGACGGAAACGCGAGTGACGGAAAGGAGGCCGGCGGTGTCTGA
- a CDS encoding NADH-quinone oxidoreductase subunit I → MSEKPELTGSSGSAGSSGESGSAGEKFQNPVAGFGVTFKAMFKKRLTEQYPETPKVTAPRFHGRHQLNRHPDGLEKCVGCELCAWACPADAIYVEGADNTEEERYSPGERYGRVYQINYARCILCGLCIEACPTRALTMTNEFELANTTRESLIYTKDELLAGLEEGMVDSPHAIFPGMDEQDYYRGLVTEAAPGTVPQQAVSKGERKPDESAGATGVQQDRGAGA, encoded by the coding sequence GTGTCTGAGAAACCAGAGCTCACGGGCTCATCGGGGTCCGCTGGGTCCTCGGGGGAATCGGGATCGGCGGGGGAGAAGTTCCAGAACCCCGTGGCCGGCTTCGGCGTGACCTTCAAGGCCATGTTCAAGAAGCGGCTGACCGAGCAGTACCCGGAGACGCCGAAGGTGACGGCGCCCCGCTTCCACGGCCGCCACCAGCTCAACCGCCACCCGGACGGCCTGGAGAAGTGCGTCGGCTGCGAGCTGTGCGCCTGGGCGTGTCCGGCGGACGCCATCTACGTGGAGGGCGCGGACAACACCGAGGAGGAGCGCTACTCCCCGGGCGAGCGCTACGGCCGCGTCTACCAGATCAACTACGCGCGCTGCATCCTGTGCGGACTCTGCATCGAGGCGTGCCCCACCCGGGCGCTCACGATGACGAACGAGTTCGAGCTCGCCAACACCACCCGCGAGAGCCTCATCTACACCAAGGACGAGCTGCTCGCGGGCCTGGAGGAAGGCATGGTCGACAGCCCGCACGCGATCTTCCCGGGCATGGACGAACAGGACTACTACCGGGGCCTGGTCACCGAGGCCGCCCCCGGCACGGTCCCGCAGCAGGCGGTCTCCAAGGGCGAGCGGAAGCCCGACGAGTCCGCCGGAGCCACCGGCGTACAGCAGGACAGGGGGGCGGGCGCATGA
- a CDS encoding NADH:ubiquinone oxidoreductase subunit J — MNVIAAASTTSTGEAVQFWILGTVAVIGALATILLKKSVHSALALAGTMVVLAVFYLANGAYFLGIVQIIVYTGAIMMLFLFVVMLVGVTAADSLKETLKGQRWLALGCGLGFGILLIAGIGNASLSTFNGLGAANALHGGNVEGLANLIFTKYVFAFEITGALLITATVGAMVLTHRERTERAKTQREMAEERVRGKHLPPLPAPGVYARHNAVDIAGLLPDGTPSELTVMKTLRDRGQIRDVSQEALADLKALEQRSGERLGREDADAVSRGADPASAAENSEAAK, encoded by the coding sequence ATGAACGTGATCGCCGCGGCCTCCACCACCTCGACCGGTGAGGCCGTCCAGTTCTGGATTCTGGGGACCGTCGCCGTGATCGGCGCGCTGGCCACGATCCTGCTCAAGAAGTCCGTGCACAGCGCCCTGGCGCTCGCCGGGACCATGGTCGTCCTGGCCGTCTTCTACCTCGCCAACGGCGCCTATTTCCTCGGCATCGTCCAGATCATCGTCTACACCGGCGCGATCATGATGCTGTTCCTCTTCGTCGTGATGCTCGTCGGCGTCACCGCGGCGGACTCCCTCAAGGAGACCCTCAAGGGGCAGCGCTGGCTGGCCCTGGGCTGCGGCCTTGGCTTCGGCATCCTGCTGATCGCGGGCATCGGCAACGCGTCGCTGTCCACCTTCAACGGGCTGGGCGCCGCCAACGCCCTGCACGGGGGGAACGTCGAGGGGCTCGCCAACCTCATCTTCACCAAGTACGTCTTCGCGTTCGAGATCACCGGCGCCCTGCTGATCACCGCGACCGTCGGGGCGATGGTGCTCACGCACCGCGAGCGCACCGAACGGGCCAAGACCCAGCGGGAGATGGCCGAGGAGCGTGTGCGCGGCAAGCACCTCCCGCCGCTGCCCGCCCCCGGCGTCTACGCCCGGCACAACGCGGTGGACATCGCCGGTCTGCTGCCCGACGGCACGCCGTCCGAGCTGACCGTCATGAAGACGCTGCGCGACCGGGGCCAGATCCGCGATGTCTCGCAGGAGGCCCTCGCCGATCTCAAGGCCCTGGAGCAGCGCTCCGGGGAGCGGCTCGGACGTGAGGACGCGGACGCCGTGTCCCGGGGCGCCGACCCCGCATCCGCGGCGGAGAACTCGGAGGCCGCCAAGTGA
- a CDS encoding NADH-quinone oxidoreductase subunit K encodes MNPVNYLYLAALLFAIGASGVLIRRNVIVLFMCIELMLNACNLALVTFSRMHGNLDGQIVAFFVMVVAAAEVVVGLAIIVSLFRSRHSASVDDASLMKL; translated from the coding sequence GTGAACCCGGTCAACTACCTCTATCTCGCGGCCCTGCTGTTCGCGATCGGCGCCTCCGGGGTGCTGATCCGGCGGAACGTGATCGTGCTGTTCATGTGCATCGAGCTGATGCTCAACGCGTGCAACCTGGCGCTCGTCACCTTCTCCCGGATGCACGGAAACCTCGACGGGCAGATCGTCGCCTTCTTCGTGATGGTCGTCGCCGCCGCGGAAGTCGTCGTCGGGCTCGCGATCATCGTGTCGTTGTTCCGCTCCCGCCACTCGGCCTCGGTCGACGACGCCAGCCTGATGAAGCTGTAA
- a CDS encoding NADH-quinone oxidoreductase subunit L — protein MENLIALLVAAPLLGAVVLLCGGRRLDKTGHWLGTALAAASFVVGVVLFTDMLGKGAEDRALHQHLFSWIPVEGFQADIAFQLDQLSMTFVLLITGVGTLIHIYSIGYMEHDERRRRFFGYLNLFLAAMLILVIADNYLLLYVGWEGVGLASYLLIGFWQHKPSAATAAKKAFLVNRVGDVGLSIAIMLMFTTFGTFAFGPVLEATGDTSEGKLTAIGLMLLLAACGKSAQVPLQSWLGDAMEGPTPVSALIHAATMVTAGVYLIVRSGAIFNGAPDAQLVVAIVGAVTLIFGAIVGCAKDDIKKALAGSTMSQIGYMVLAAGLGPIGYIFAIMHLVTHGFFKAGLFLGAGSVMHGMNDEVDMRKYGGLRKYMPVTFVTFGLGYLAIIGFPGLSGFFSKDKIIEAAFAKGGTEGWIFGSVALLGAAITAFYMTRVMLMTFFGEKRWQPDAEGREPHPHESPKSMTIPMIVLAVGSVFAGGFFAIGDRFVNWLQPVTGYDHGHSPLSVATVTGATVVALIVGVAIAWTMYGRKPVPVVAPRGSLLTRAARRDLLQDDFNHVVLVRGGEHLTRSLVYVDHSLVDGVVNGTAASVGGLSGRLRKLQNGYARTYAVSMFGGAAVVIAATLLMRAV, from the coding sequence GTGGAGAACCTGATCGCGCTGCTCGTCGCGGCGCCCCTGCTCGGAGCGGTGGTCCTGCTCTGCGGCGGCCGTCGGCTGGACAAGACCGGGCACTGGCTCGGCACCGCGCTCGCCGCCGCCTCGTTCGTCGTCGGTGTCGTCCTCTTCACCGACATGCTGGGGAAGGGCGCCGAGGACCGGGCCCTGCACCAGCACCTGTTCAGCTGGATTCCGGTGGAGGGCTTCCAGGCCGACATCGCCTTCCAGCTCGACCAGCTGTCGATGACGTTCGTCCTGCTCATCACCGGTGTGGGAACGCTGATCCACATCTACTCCATCGGCTACATGGAGCACGACGAGCGCAGGCGCCGCTTCTTCGGCTATCTCAACCTGTTCCTCGCGGCGATGCTGATCCTCGTCATCGCCGACAACTACCTGCTGCTGTACGTCGGGTGGGAGGGCGTCGGTCTGGCGTCGTACCTGCTCATCGGCTTCTGGCAGCACAAGCCCAGCGCGGCCACCGCCGCGAAGAAGGCGTTCCTGGTCAACCGCGTCGGTGACGTGGGCCTCTCGATCGCCATCATGCTGATGTTCACCACCTTCGGCACCTTCGCCTTCGGCCCGGTGCTGGAGGCGACCGGCGACACCAGCGAGGGCAAGCTGACGGCCATCGGCCTGATGCTGCTGCTGGCCGCCTGCGGCAAGTCGGCCCAGGTGCCGCTGCAGTCCTGGCTCGGCGACGCGATGGAGGGCCCGACCCCGGTCTCCGCCCTCATCCACGCCGCGACCATGGTCACCGCCGGTGTCTATCTGATCGTCCGCTCCGGCGCCATCTTCAACGGCGCCCCGGACGCCCAGCTGGTCGTCGCCATCGTCGGTGCCGTCACGCTGATCTTCGGAGCGATCGTCGGTTGCGCGAAGGACGACATCAAGAAGGCGCTCGCGGGCTCCACGATGTCGCAGATCGGCTACATGGTCCTCGCCGCGGGCCTCGGCCCGATCGGCTACATCTTCGCGATCATGCACCTGGTGACGCACGGCTTCTTCAAGGCCGGGCTCTTCCTGGGGGCCGGTTCGGTGATGCACGGCATGAACGACGAGGTCGACATGCGCAAGTACGGCGGCCTGCGGAAGTACATGCCGGTCACCTTCGTCACCTTCGGCCTCGGCTATCTCGCCATCATCGGCTTCCCGGGCCTGTCCGGCTTCTTCTCCAAGGACAAGATCATCGAGGCGGCCTTCGCCAAGGGCGGCACCGAGGGCTGGATCTTCGGCTCCGTCGCCCTGCTGGGCGCCGCGATCACCGCCTTCTACATGACGCGCGTGATGCTGATGACCTTCTTCGGCGAGAAGCGCTGGCAGCCCGACGCCGAAGGCCGTGAGCCGCACCCGCACGAGTCCCCGAAGTCCATGACGATCCCCATGATCGTGCTGGCCGTCGGGTCGGTCTTCGCCGGTGGCTTCTTCGCCATCGGTGACCGCTTCGTCAACTGGCTCCAGCCGGTCACCGGTTACGACCACGGGCACTCCCCGCTGAGCGTGGCCACCGTCACCGGAGCCACCGTCGTGGCCCTGATCGTCGGGGTCGCGATCGCCTGGACGATGTACGGGCGCAAGCCGGTCCCCGTCGTGGCCCCGCGCGGCTCGCTGCTCACCCGGGCGGCCCGCCGCGACCTGCTCCAGGACGACTTCAACCACGTGGTCCTGGTCCGGGGCGGCGAGCACCTCACCCGCTCGCTGGTCTACGTCGACCACTCCCTGGTCGACGGCGTCGTCAACGGCACGGCAGCGTCGGTCGGCGGGCTCTCCGGCCGGCTGCGCAAGCTGCAGAACGGCTACGCCCGCACCTACGCGGTCTCGATGTTCGGCGGTGCGGCGGTCGTCATCGCCGCGACCCTGCTGATGAGGGCGGTCTGA